AGGCCCGTATTGCGTCATCCTTTGCAAAGGCTTTTGGGAAGTGTAGTTCCTTAACTCACTTCACTCCACTTGTGCCACCTtgtgcttgtttaaaaaaaatatatatatatatatatatattattagtgCTGTCGGGCCTTACTGTGTTGtcattatttgtattgtatttttttattagcttttAGTATTACCAAAGCACATTGTGAGTCCTTTTCATTATTAGAACTCCTAAATATTTTCCTACACTACTAGATGAGAAATATATTCTATTTGAAAATCTATTGAAGAGCCATATTTGTGTTTGAAGATGGATTAAGAAGGCAAATGAATTTCCACTTGTGACGAAGGCAACGTGCAATATTCCAAGATGACTTTTGAAGTGCAAAGTTGAATTGTaacattgattttatttcaacTGGTGACGCACTTTTTACAAGAATCCCCAAAACGGCgtgaaaaatgtgtgcaatCTACTGACTTAACCATTTGAAGGCCCTGTAAAGTCAATTCTGACATTTGTTTAGCTGAGAACAAAGTTTGACTGAATTGTGACGACACAGCCCCAAGCATATTTTGGGCGTGGCTAAAAACGGACCCAAACTCGCACAAATTTCGTGCAAATTGAAGTTTTGCTGGTTCGACGCGAAATCGTGCTCGTTTATTTCAATGGCCAGCAGAGGGCGACGTTGCCCAACATGCTGGCCGGCTGATCCGGTTTCATATTCTTACGCCACCATTTTAGTACTTTGTGATTTCTTATTAGGTGGATGCTTGAGAGCGCCTTGTTGCCCGCGACAACCTCCTGCTGGGTTACATTTACGCATTCTGAGTGATGTGTACGTATTACTGTTACAAAAGCTGCTTCCTGGTCGTCACGGAGGTATTTGATTGACCGTTGAGAGGGCgtgtttttttgcacattcagcGGACACGCCCACAAAGGCTTCAAATGTCGCCGTTTCCAAGCCTCGTTTTAAATAAGCTACTTGCGGCTTTTTACAAATTTGGAAgccattttccttttgactttACAGGGGTTTGAAAGTGGTGAAGGGCAAGTGATAATTAATGTGTAAACATCACTTTTGATTCTTTTATCCATTTTCTTGTTTGTGACCACAATGAAAGCATGCAAATgtctctggaaaaaatgaaCGGCAGGATCATGTTTAAATTTCCTTTTGAATGTTAGGAAGATTTCATGCAAAGACAAATTTCACTCCAAATGTTAATAATTGAACGGAACTCACATGTGTGCACTGCAATTCCAAATCCAAAAGCAGGCCAACCTTTTAGGAGAAAGTCTAGCATAACAATCATGAGAGAAATGAAGATGGAACCATGAAAAGAAATGAAGAGTTTTTAcaagccccaaaaaaaaagcgcatTTTCCCCTtaccaaaatgttaaaaaagtatCCATTGTTCTAAATATCTTGTTTATTATAACTGTATTGAATGAAACTTAATTGAAGGAatatcaaaaatgtgtttggtgTAAGCTTTTTAAACGGTCTTTAAAACATTGgaatttttttagcatttaatgaAATCCTGCCAAATCACATTTTCCTCTATTGACTGACTTTTTGCTTATGTTTGAAATTATATACTATATTCCTCATTTTAGTACTACAACAGAAAAAGCTTAGCTTAGTGCAAAATCCAGTAGCGTGATCGACGTAAATACTCACCAAAAATTAGTCTATTTAACAGTATTGTCAGTGACgctaacattttattctttgaaCATTAAGTCTACGCTTGGATATAGGAAGATGATAACTGTACTAAGAATAATTCATAAACGTTCAAAACTGTACCTAAAGAAACGTTTTTAAAGAATGCAAATGTAGCGTCAATACAAGAATTCTTTCAGCTACCACTAGAGGCGCTAGTAGCAcattttgtggccacaaatgAGTAGGAAAGCGCGACATTGATGATGTTCAGGAAACATTGTGAACTAGCGCGGACGTTCGAATGTATTTCAATACGTTTGAAGGCACTCGCAGGCTAAATGCCACAAACGTAGCATCATcatcttttccttttggcttttccaaTCGAACCCTgacctctgcatcctctgctctcacgcCAACCACCCTCATGTCCTCTTGAAcgacatccataaacctcctctttggtcttcctctcgacgacctgcctggcatttgggcAACTCGCCATCCTCGTGCCAAAATACTGACTGCTCTCCTCCAGATGACGCCGTGTACACAAGATGTCGTCTGAACTGCAGTCTTGAAGGTCACGCTATGTTCccgcctcttctggaagaaagtattgaCGGCAGccatttgcattgtttttgccAAGTCCTTGTGCGTTCccctcctggataccaaacctGCCCATCACCTCATTGTCGTCTGCACCCGTGACATCTCTCTCACTTCACTATCATTTCAAGTTCCTAGCAGAGGATTGCGCCCTgcggcattatgggaaaatatgctatgtttgtagcatttagcttacAAGTTGGTTGCAAGTATGAACTTCTTGGAATACATTTGAATGCACTCGCTAGTCCAAAATGTGGACTCCACGTTGGTCGTTCCACGCTTGCGTAAATGAGTATTTTGCGCACAAATATTCATGTGGCTTGAAGTCCAAAATTGGCCGCGTGCGCGTCCGTGTTTTCTGCTTGGTGTCTTGAGTCGATGTGTTGTATGTTAGCAAATGCGTGTTGTTGCTTGCGTGACGCACATTTTGGGACGTCTTCACCGACGCTGCGCTTTGACTTTCATTTCCCACAAAACGGTGTTTGAATCGGTGTCgttggtggccattttgctttttgttgtggtgACGTGGCGCACACTCGAGGCGGTGCGCAACTTTTGCTTACTCGTTCGCTGTTCTGTGACCGTGGCGAGCTTTCGGGGGCCACTTTCCACATGGTGACGTgtcgtgcgtgtgcgcgcgtgttgtCCACAACTTGACTGTTTGATGAGTGTGCTTTACTTGTGTTTGTACTCTACTTATGGAATGTTCTGGAATAAATCCTGTACACGATATCAAGACTCATATTGAGTAAAGTGCtgcagttgttttttgttttggtcacaTTGCTTAATAGCAGAAATTCcaactttgtgtttttgtagaaagacttaattaattacttattaGAATTTGcagaaaaatagttttaaataaaatagagaaaaatcatattttgggcttcccccaaaaaacgtttttgacaaaaacatttttgtttaaaaaaagttttctctaaaatccatttttttccccaaatgcaTATACAGTAATCTCATTCAAAAATGAGACTTTGAAATCATTTGTCATAATACAATTAATTTGAGTCTCAGGTTACttatttaccacaaaaaaaaaatgtttttagtgaaaacgatttttttctccccatgaAAATATCGGATGTTTTAActgcaaaattattattttctcctGCTATAATATCACTTTCAGCGTGCAATTGATATCCAAAAATGCATCTTGCTCAGTATTTAATGACACTCGCAGTCAGAGAGCGACAAATGGCGTTTTCAGGTGATCGATTGGAGCTATCGATCGGAGCTATTGATTGGCTGTATCGATCGGCGCTCCCTCACTCGGCTCCATTCGGGCTCCTTCGTCTTGAAAAGTGGGCGTGGTCGTGTCATCGTCTGAACCTGATGTGCCGCCGCCGGCCGGTTCCGTCCAGCGGAGCAAAGCCACCGGAACCGTCAGAGAAACCACACGGAAACTGAACGGACGAACGGACGGTCGGTCAGCCAGCAGTCCCGAACGCAGCTTCACCAACCCGGCAGCCGGAGGAGGAGCAGCAAAGGCGGGAAGGGCGACGAGCCGCTAGACGTCCAGTTAGCAAGCTAGCAGGTTCGGTGCCGGttcggctagctagctagcaggaaAGCTAACGGTAGccggtttgtttttttccacatttaggAAAGCGCGCTCTCCAAATATTCGACAAGTACCGACACGCCTCATTGAGCGTGTTTAGCCGTGGATGCGAGACATCAGCGCGTCCGCCATATTGAATGTGGCACATTTGATTGTCAATTTAAAAAGCAAGTTAGTGGACTGAATTTAGGGGGATGGGGGGAAGAACATAGTTGAGGGTTCTAGTTGCAAAATAAGATACACAAGACCTGAGAGTACCAGGTCACTAGTACCAGGTCGATTCCCAAGAGGTAGTACTAGTATCAAGCAAATGTTCTAGTCTcaagtgaaaatagttactagCCTTGAGAGAAGGCACTGGTACCAAGAAATGGTCTAGTCCTGATTACAAGTACTAGTTCCAAGATTAGGGTTTAGCCACCCGAGAAAAGGTCCTAGTCCAGGGAAAAGCTATCCAGTTCAAAGTTCATGGCTAACTACGTTGTTGCTATGGGTCAAAACGCCACCTGTGATTGACACCTGCTCATcattgcgtttgtgtgtgtatgtgactgacctcagtaaccatggAGACGGACAACGAGCGGCAACGGCAGCAAGAGGCCTCGGCCAATGAGAGCGCTACATCCGGGACCGGTCCCCGCCCCTTGGCCATCAACTCCATGTCGCTGTACGAAAGGCAGGCGGTGCAGGTGCGAGCTTGCGCGTGCGTCCCACAAAGCATAACATCCAACTTATCGATGCATGACGCTAACAATATTAGCCCATTTATTTGAGTCGCTTCCCTGCGAATGACGGGCGACCATTCCTTTGTTTTTCACTGTTGTTGCTTCAGGCCCTGCAGGCGCTCCAGAGGCAGCCGCACGCCGCTCAGTACTTCCAGCAGCTGATGTTGCAGCAGCACATCAACAAAGCGCAACTGCACAACCTGGCGACCGTGCAGCAGGTCAAGGTGCATGCGTGTTACTACAAGGTGGAGGgctgacctccgccaaggctctGCATGTCACaattttgatgttttgtttacttGGAAAAGAAAACGTTGAAAAGTTTTTGTTGCGGGGGGTTTTTAGGCCAGCGTGACGACAGGCTCCGCCTCCACAGCCAGTGGTCGTCCCGTCACCGTGGCGACGACGTCCACCCTCAGCCAGTCGTTGCTTCTGAGTGGCGGGGCGGGCGGACGCGGTCAGATGTTTCTCAGGGTGCGTTTGCTGCTTCCTATTTGCGCACTTGGATTCAAACTGGGGTGTCAAAGTTTGTAAATCAAGTTTTCGTTTGGGACAATCAAGTTTCCTGAAGTGAAGGTGCGCATTTTCTTGGTTTTTGTTCGCTGACTCCTCCTTCCTGCAGGTCAACCGTTCCCTGAGAGCGCCCATCTCCTCGCAGCTCATCTTCATGCCCGGAGGCGCGCCGCCGCGTGCCGCCGTGGCAACCGTCGCTCAGCcgcacaaacaggaagtaacgGCGGCTACCACCTCCTCCAGCAGCCAAACGGATGGCGAGCTGGTCAGTGACGCCGTCCGCCAAAGTCCGTTCCAGTCTTCAGATTCACATTTGCCTGCCTGCAGTCTCAACAAGATGTCTTCTGTGTTCACTGCGCATCTTCTCCAGATTCACAATTTGGCCTTGAGGGGCACTTCCGGTCCGAAAGGAGTCAAGATGGAGGCGCCTGAACGAAGTGATGCGGgtgagtgaaaacaggaagtggaactAAAAACTAGTGATGGACTAATAAggttttttcaaggccgatacagATACCGATTATGATTAGTCAAGGTGACCGATAACAGATATTTCAAACTGATATTCATTTTACTACTCCGACTACATTTCTATGTACAGGTAAATAAAATTCTGATGCCTTATCCccatctagtggcaggaaaCTAGTTCTGAGGCCCCGTTTACACGGCGTCTCACACGCGTACCTCAAGTgaagcttttttaaaatgttttattcaatctctttgttttaaaaaataccctACTACATGTGTACAAAGCCTCAATTGGAAGCTGCCTGCCTGCGTTACAAAGCTGAAATTACTTTATagcccactagatggcgctcaCGGCCCAATGCTTAAGAATCAATGCCCGAgagcggggggggggtgctcaAGTAGGGTCCTGGAGAGCCCCTATCCGGcccgttttccatgtttctctccactaacacacctgattgatgatcaggatcgttatggaggagggagacatctctcgctctcgaggacccaactcgAGCACCCCTGCAGCGTGTGGGCAACATGCACAGAATCAATATTCCTAATCATCAAATTAAAAGCGTGGATTGTTTTTGATGCTTAAGATTTGCTGCCTATTTTCTTGTTCATGTCCAGCCGTCCCCTCGCTGGGGCCGTCCCCCAATAAGTCGAGTCAGCCGGCGCCGTCCCCCATCAAGATCCCCACCTACCCTCAGCCCAGCCACCTCAAAGCCCACCCGCTTCTGCTTCAAGCGACGCGGACCCTCACCACCGGCTCGGCCGCGCCCACCACCGCGCACGCTTTGGTCCTGACGTCCGCCGCGGCCTCGCAGGCTCGCGCGTACCCGCTGGGCACGGCCACCATCaagccggcggcggcggcggtggcgggcGGCGCGCAGACTTTGGTGGTTCAGCCTCTGCAGAAGAGCGACAAGGCGGCTCACGCCAACGGGCCGGTCCCCATCCAGCCTAAAACTCTTCAGGGAATCCGTCTGCCCCTCCAGCCACCTTCCAGAAACCCGCCGGCCATCATGCCCGCCCCGCCGCCGGCCATCATGCCCGCCCCGCCGCCGGCCATCATGCCCGCCCCGCCGCCGGCCATCCGCCCCGGACGCCCCCTGCAGACGCCGCACATCCCCGTTCAGATTGTGGGCGCCAGGCAGAGCACGCTGGGAAGCAGCCAGACGTTGGCGTTACCCGGCGGGGGCTGCGCTCAGGAGGGGGCCGCCATCCTCGCCAGCTCGTCCAGCCTGCTCACCACGGTGGCCTCCATcgcctccagggaggcgtcacCAGCTCCCACCTCGCAGGTTGAAGGTCAGAAAGGAGCCATCGCGCCCGCCGCCAGGCTCCCTTGCCCTCCCCTGGCACGAGAGGTGCAAAGAGGGGCAATGGGCGCGTCCGCCAGTAGCAACGCCACCGCAAGTCCCATCGCGCAGGTGAGATGGacgagctgtcaatcaaagcagCACACCTGTCAATCGAACCtgagctgactttttttttacagagcaAGCAGACGACGCTGAAGCGTAAGCTGGAGGTCAACGATGTCGCCGCTGTCCAACGGCCGCCGCCATTACGAGACGACCGCTCAACTCTGGCCACCATGGACGCCGGTAACGCCCACCCGAGTTTGCTCCATCAGAACCCAGTTTGACTCCTCCCCTTCCTTTCCTGCAGGTTCTgccacttcttcctcttcagtCTCACGGTCGGTGTCCCGGGGCGTGGGCGGCGTGGGCGGCGTGGGCGAGAAGGCTCCTCCCCCGCAAGCGGTGGTGAAACCGCACGTCCTGACCCACGTCATCGAGGGTTTCGTCATCCAGGAAGGCGGCCAGCCATTTCCCGTGAGTTCCTGCCGGCGTGCCTTGGCGTCACGACGCTCATCTTATTTAAATCCCTCGTCTTTGACTGACAGTTGTGCGGGCCAATCAAAGACTGCGCTGGGGAGGACCTTGCCGGCCTTGAGGACTCCGTAACAGgttcattccaaaaacattttgtgtgaagGTTCTCTTTTGTGAAGAACGTCTTTGTGACATCATGGTCTAACCCCGCCCCCTTCCCGCAGTGCTGAAGTGCGAATACTGTGAGAAGTTGACGCCCACCAGCCACTTCCCAGGAAGCAAAAGGTTCTGCTCCATCTTGTGTGCAAAGAGGTTCGTGGCACATTCGATTTTTGCCGGCATGTTTATATGTGGTGACCCGCAAGCCACGTGAAAGGGTTGAACGTCGCTTTTGTGTGCAGAATGACGAGACTTTAGCGCATCTTCACATTTGGTTTTCAACTTCTtctgcataccactagagggtgcACTCGTACCCCAAAACTTCTCTACGCACAAATCCCGGTTGTATGggggaccaaaaatgccaagataaatcaataaaaacggatcattaaaaaaaattatataaatggaaataaagattaataaataaatatagaaatgtgtgtggaaataaatacaaaaataaatagaatcaaatgtcaataaataaaaaggctctgctcgcattgatttatttcatgctgcagacgttGTCGgcacgaaatgttattcaaatgagggggcggtccaaAGTGTCTTGGGTTGCAGTATCGTCCATTGTTGCACTTCCGCAGGTACGAGCTCACCTTCGacaggcggccatcttgggagCATCAAAGTCACCTGTCCAACTCGGAGGACGAAGGCGACGTGGCCGAGAGGCGGACGAGCAGGAAGTTGCCGCGTCGGACCAGCTCGGAAATCGCCAGTACCAAAATCGCGGGCCGGCGGCTTCCCGTCAAGGTGGGTCGggagcgaatgttgatttctgtTGCGGCGCTGCCTGGCCGATTGTTTGCAAACCTTCCTGACGGGTCTTCATGTGTCCCGCCCGCCCGCAGCGCCGCGCCGAGTCCAGTCGCTCCGACAGCGAGTCCAGCAGCGAGGACGACGACGTGGCGTCTCTCTCGCCCGCTTCCTCCTCAGCTTCCTGCCACCGTCGGCCGCCGCCGTCTTTATCATCATTGCCCCCGCCGCACGCCAAGGAGACGCCCGCCTCGCCTGCAAGCCCCGCCCACTGGACTGTTGACCAAGTCTCGCAGTTTATTTGCTCGTTACAAGGTGGGAAGCTCATAAAACTCTGGCCACGCAAAATCCACTTCTGCTCGCCGATACGAATGGCGGCAACGGATGTTGAGCCGCCAGTTCTGCGCTTTTCTGAGGTCGCGTCAAAAAGCGTCTCCCTGTTGCTTTTCAGGCTGCGAGAAGCTGGCGTCGCTTTTCCTGT
The sequence above is drawn from the Vanacampus margaritifer isolate UIUO_Vmar chromosome 17, RoL_Vmar_1.0, whole genome shotgun sequence genome and encodes:
- the LOC144036924 gene encoding polyhomeotic-like protein 1 isoform X1, whose translation is METDNERQRQQEASANESATSGTGPRPLAINSMSLYERQAVQALQALQRQPHAAQYFQQLMLQQHINKAQLHNLATVQQVKASVTTGSASTASGRPVTVATTSTLSQSLLLSGGAGGRGQMFLRVNRSLRAPISSQLIFMPGGAPPRAAVATVAQPHKQEVTAATTSSSSQTDGELIHNLALRGTSGPKGVKMEAPERSDAAVPSLGPSPNKSSQPAPSPIKIPTYPQPSHLKAHPLLLQATRTLTTGSAAPTTAHALVLTSAAASQARAYPLGTATIKPAAAAVAGGAQTLVVQPLQKSDKAAHANGPVPIQPKTLQGIRLPLQPPSRNPPAIMPAPPPAIMPAPPPAIMPAPPPAIRPGRPLQTPHIPVQIVGARQSTLGSSQTLALPGGGCAQEGAAILASSSSLLTTVASIASREASPAPTSQVEGQKGAIAPAARLPCPPLAREVQRGAMGASASSNATASPIAQSKQTTLKRKLEVNDVAAVQRPPPLRDDRSTLATMDAGSATSSSSVSRSVSRGVGGVGGVGEKAPPPQAVVKPHVLTHVIEGFVIQEGGQPFPLCGPIKDCAGEDLAGLEDSVTVLKCEYCEKLTPTSHFPGSKRFCSILCAKRYELTFDRRPSWEHQSHLSNSEDEGDVAERRTSRKLPRRTSSEIASTKIAGRRLPVKRRAESSRSDSESSSEDDDVASLSPASSSASCHRRPPPSLSSLPPPHAKETPASPASPAHWTVDQVSQFICSLQGCEKLASLFLSQEIDGQALLLLSEEHLVSAMNIKLGPALKICAHIHSLRG
- the LOC144036924 gene encoding polyhomeotic-like protein 1 isoform X2 — encoded protein: METDNERQRQQEASANESATSGTGPRPLAINSMSLYERQAVQALQALQRQPHAAQYFQQLMLQQHINKAQLHNLATVQQASVTTGSASTASGRPVTVATTSTLSQSLLLSGGAGGRGQMFLRVNRSLRAPISSQLIFMPGGAPPRAAVATVAQPHKQEVTAATTSSSSQTDGELIHNLALRGTSGPKGVKMEAPERSDAAVPSLGPSPNKSSQPAPSPIKIPTYPQPSHLKAHPLLLQATRTLTTGSAAPTTAHALVLTSAAASQARAYPLGTATIKPAAAAVAGGAQTLVVQPLQKSDKAAHANGPVPIQPKTLQGIRLPLQPPSRNPPAIMPAPPPAIMPAPPPAIMPAPPPAIRPGRPLQTPHIPVQIVGARQSTLGSSQTLALPGGGCAQEGAAILASSSSLLTTVASIASREASPAPTSQVEGQKGAIAPAARLPCPPLAREVQRGAMGASASSNATASPIAQSKQTTLKRKLEVNDVAAVQRPPPLRDDRSTLATMDAGSATSSSSVSRSVSRGVGGVGGVGEKAPPPQAVVKPHVLTHVIEGFVIQEGGQPFPLCGPIKDCAGEDLAGLEDSVTVLKCEYCEKLTPTSHFPGSKRFCSILCAKRYELTFDRRPSWEHQSHLSNSEDEGDVAERRTSRKLPRRTSSEIASTKIAGRRLPVKRRAESSRSDSESSSEDDDVASLSPASSSASCHRRPPPSLSSLPPPHAKETPASPASPAHWTVDQVSQFICSLQGCEKLASLFLSQEIDGQALLLLSEEHLVSAMNIKLGPALKICAHIHSLRG